In a genomic window of Meleagris gallopavo isolate NT-WF06-2002-E0010 breed Aviagen turkey brand Nicholas breeding stock chromosome 1, Turkey_5.1, whole genome shotgun sequence:
- the LOC104912032 gene encoding PHD finger protein 7-like: MSSGKRKAPDSGEPACVLCGRVDVDPNICGRTFADSGIHVHEFCLTFATIRFEEGSPRGETVRLPLASIRRACKYANQKQCFVCGERGAAISCAESGCERSFHLPCAMDGECVTQFYGPRRSYCWEHRPQQAGEAVPAQDINCLICFEPVGDTLSYHTMVCPVCKHAWFHRGCIQGQARCAGIMCFRCPICRDNKKFCYEMTILGIQITSQPPSWEDNDAYASLRERHRRCDVSKCLNPRGREQAESVGPWQLILCNSCAAQGTHRRCSSLDDTTDSWECDSCAGLGTASSTNMELAGPSTASQEGLRPSHSSSVPENISSGSTSQAALGPSHGSQLPGHSGHPSEPESELCPLPQEDQDSSGQRRGRQRNRRTPAPGAESSSQASTRQRASGSCTESPAAAHTVRPRRRQSGRTRSRSPLHHRASSTQSRPREQRGNRQMPSRESSLPEDRQQPRQQRRSRTRSRLPVGR, translated from the exons catGTGTGCTGTGTGGCCGGGTGGATGTTGACCCAAACATCTGCGGGCGCACATTTGCAGACAGTGGAATTCACGTCCATGAGTTCTGCTTG ACATTTGCCACCATCCGTTTTGAAGAAGGATCCCCGCGAGGGGAAACTGTGCGCCTCCCCCTTGCTTCTATCAGACGTGCATGCAAATATGCAAACCAGAAG caATGCTTTGTTTGTGGCGAGAGGGGGGCTGCCATCAGCTGCGCAGAGAGCGGTTGTGAACGAAGCTTCCATCTGCCCTGCGCCATGGATGGGGAATGTGTTACCCAGTTCTATGGGCCACGCAG GTCCTACTGCTGGGAGCACCGCCCTCAGCAGGCAGGAGAAGCAGTTCCAGCACAGGACATCAACTGCCTCATCTGCTTTGAGCCTGTGGGGGACACCTTGTCTTACCACACCATGGTTTGTCCAGTGTGTAAACATGCCTGGTTCCACCGGGGCTGTATCCAG gGACAGGCTAGGTGTGCTGGCATTATGTGTTTCCGGTGTCCCATCTGCAGAGACAATAAAAAATTCTGCTATGAAATGACCATCCTGGGGATACAAATCACATCCCA ACCACCATCATGGGAGGACAATGATGCATATGCATCACTGCGAGAGAGGCACAGGCGCTGTGATGTCAGCAAGTGTCTTAACCCAAGAggaagggagcaggcagagagTGTGGG gccctggcagctgATCCTGTGCAACTCCTGTGCTGCTCAAGGCACTCACCGGCGCTGCTCCTCCTTGGATGACACCACAGACAGCTGGGAGTGCGACAGCTGTGCTGGCCTGGGCACTG CCTCCAGCACAAACATGGAGCTCGCtggccccagcactgccagccaggAGGGACTGAGGCCATCCCATAGCTCCTCAGTGCCTGAGAACATCAGCTCCGGATCCACCAGCCAGGCAGCATTGGGCCCGTCACACGGTTCCCAGCTGCCTGGACACAGTGGCCATCCCAGTGAGCCCGAGTCGGAGCTCTGCCCACTTCCACAAGAGGATCAGGATTCCTCTGGGCAGCGCCGAGGACGCCAAAGGAACAGACGGACACCAGCCCCAGGTGCTGAGAGCAGCTCGCAGGCCTCCACCAGACAGAGGGCGTCGGGGTCTTGCACAGAgtccccagcagctgctcacacTGTGCGTCCCAGGCGGCGGCAGTCTGGCCGGACGCGAAGCCGCTCCCCATTACACCATCGGGCCTCAAGTACACAGAGCCGGCCCAGAGAACAACGTGGCAACAGGCAGATGCCCTCGAGGGAGTCCTCGCTGCCTGAAGACAGGCAACAGCCCAGACAGCAAAGACGGTCCCGCACACGAAGCCGTCTCCCAGTAGGTCGTTAG